The Setaria italica strain Yugu1 chromosome IX, Setaria_italica_v2.0, whole genome shotgun sequence genome has a window encoding:
- the LOC101754078 gene encoding heat stress transcription factor A-9 — translation MGSKKRSPQHPASPVAGEVAGDVGAPPPAGKAAPETAPVGVVPRPPDVAPFLTKVYDMVSDPATDAVISWAAGGGSFVIWDSHAFERDLLPRHFKHNHFTSFIRQLNTYGFHKVDPDRWEWANEGFVKGQKHLLKTIKRKKKSAQDAPSDLQPAPVKTAPGTENIEIGKYGGLEKEVETLKRDKALLMQQLVDLRQYQQSSSLEVQNLIQRLRVMEQNQQQMMALLAIVVQNPNFLNQLVQQQRRSNWWNDDGSRKRRFRALEQGPVADQETSGASAQIIQYNPPIPETPNQVISVNGTFSSATAQPVSSPESAVPMDAETTSNSVDLLASSGHLFTNTSALSDWDDMLLGCEIEDILPSEQDFQMGEQQNGQVEAPLTVDDYTEYTVCQIPQLEQEQQLQDCQMEAQQSHKNPQYADIISKA, via the exons ATGGGCTCGAAGAAGCGGTCGCCCCAGCATCCCGCCTCCCCAGTCGCCGGCGAGGTAGCCGGCGACGTCGGCGCCCCTCCACCGGCGGGGAAGGCCGCGCCGGAGACGGCGCCGGTGGGGGTGGTGCCGAGGCCTCCGGACGTGGCGCCGTTCCTGACCAAGGTCTACGACATGGTCTCCGACCCGGCGACCGACGCGGTCATCTCCTGGgccgctggcggcggcagcttcGTGATCTGGGACTCGCACGCCTTCGAGCGCGACCTGCTGCCGCGGCACTTCAAGCACAACCACTTCACCAGCTTCATACGCCAGCTCAACACCTAT GGATTTCATAAAGTCGATCCTGATAGATGGGAATGGGCTAATGAAGGTTTTGTTAAGGGCCAAAAACATCTTCTAAAGACCatcaagagaaagaagaaatcCGCTCAGGATGCGCCTAGTGATCTGCAGCCGGCACCTGTCAAAACTGCGCCTGGCACTGAAAATATTGAAATAGGAAAATATGGAGGTCTTGAAAAGGAGGTTGAAACCCTTAAGAGAGATAAAGCCCTTCTAATGCAGCAGCTAGTAGATCTCAGGCAGTACCAGCAATCGTCTAGCCTTGAAGTGCAGAATTTAATTCAACGTCTTCGTGTGATGGAACAGAACCAGCAGCAGATGATGGCACTTTTGGCAATAGTTGTCCAGAATCCAAATTTCCTCAATCAGCTGGTGCAGCAACAGCGCAGGAGTAATTGGTGGAATGATGATGGGAGCAGAAAAAGGAGATTCCGTGCTCTGGAACAGGGTCCTGTGGCTGATCAGGAGACTTCTGGTGCAAGCGCACAAATTATACAGTACAATCCTCCCATTCCTGAAACCCCCAATCAAGTAATTTCAGTAAATGGAACTTTTTCTTCAGCTACTGCACAACCAGTTTCAAGCCCTGAAAGTGCTGTGCCCATGGATGCAGAAACAACTTCTAACAGTGTAGATCTTCTGGCTTCATCTGGGCACCTTTTTACTAACACCTCTGCTCTATCTGACTGGGATGATATGCTTCTTGGTTGCGAAATAGAAGACATTCTTCCATCAGAGCAGGACTTTCAGATGGGAGAACAACAGAATGGTCAAGTGGAGGCTCCGTTGACTGTCGATGATTACACTGAGTACACCGTTTGTCAAATTCCACAgttggagcaggagcagcagctgcaggacTGTCAAATGGAAGCACAACAGAGCCACAAAAATCCTCAATATG CTGACATCATAAGTAAAGCATGA